CACTTTTGAAACATATGATAGGCCTAGTAATCGATTATTTACTCGGCATTCTTTGCTCGGTTTTTATTGTAAGTCGACAGAGGTCCTGTTGTGTGCACTGTTTACTATTAGAAGTAGAACTACAcagttatttttatcttttgtgcAATAAATGCGGATCAGACGTTATTTACGAGCGAGATCAAAGCATCTGAATCTGTAATTTGATCAACGAGTTGCTTATAACGTAACATTTCAGTTTCAgggttataaaaaaatattacagagTCATTCTTCGTCTTTGTAGACTGCCAGATTAAGTTGTTTTCGAGTGCTGATTGTGTGTAaattactgaaaaaaaatgttgcagaCTTAACACACTTCCAAATCATTCGGGAGATTTTGCTTGCAAGTGACGGACGGAATAAAATACCACTAGAGACAAATTCACGTTGAAAGGTATACGAAATGAAACTgagtttaattgttttatcacTTCTGTTGGTAGCGGAGGGGATCCACAGCTCTCGCTACCGACGCTTCGATCCGGCTACCAAagagaattatttaaaacaagCTAGAGGTGTTCTGGAACGAGTTCCGCTTATTGATGGGTAAGGATGAAACaattgattaaatttaaaGTGTGTACAAgtttctcattttattttaaatgaattgcaGTCACAATGATTTTCCGTGGACTCTGCGTAATTAtgccaaaaatcaaatcgcaGCCTTGAATATAACTGACTTGACCAAATTGGAACCTTGGGCCAGTTCTCCATCGTCTCATACAGACATCAACAGACTGCGCCAGGGTCAAGTCGGAGCTCAGGTAATGTTAGCAACCCGAAATTATTGAATCCAAATTGAAGTTAAAGTGACACTTTATTTTGTATGTACACCATCTATAGTTTTGGGTGGCCTATGTGGACTGCAAGACTCAATACAAGGACGCCCTCGCCAAGACATGGGAACAGATTGACGTCATTCATCGAATGGTGGAAGCCAATCCCAGTACTTTCGAATTTGTTACATCAGCAAAAGGTTCCACATTGACGATAACTTTTCTTAACGCTAGCTGAAGCCTGAAGGATAGTTTtgacttaatttttttgacatttcagGGATCTTGGACGCTTTTAGCCAGGGGAAAATTGGCAGTCTCGTAGGAGTGGAAGGTGGCCATTCCATCGACAGCTCATTGGGCATACTCCGTATGATGTATGACATGGGTGTGCGCTACATGACATTGACCCATGCTTGTCCTACTCCTTGGTAACAATCTGCTCTTAATATAAGTTTGTTGCGCCATTCTAATCTGACGTTTATTGGCTTTAGGGCGGATAACTCGCAACTGGACAATCCAGGCGGAATGCCTGTCAATGATGGCCTCTCTTCTTTTGGCAAGGTATGACCCGACTTCATGTTatctggaaaaataaaagatttatCGGAACTTTTTCGCTTTCAAGCTGGTTATTAAGGAAATGAATCGATTGGGAATGCTGATTGATTTGTCGCACGTTTCACGCAAAACGATGAGAGACGCACTGGAAACTAGCACAGCGCCCGTCATTTTCTCTCACTCGTCGGCGTACGCATTGTGCAACAACACGCGCAATGTACCCGATGACATTCTCAAGTTGGTGGCTCAAAAGGGTGGCGTCGTCATGATCAACTTTTATTCGGACTTCGTGACTTGCAGTATTTCTCCAGCAACTCTTCAAGATGTTGCAAGTATgtaaacttgtttttaaaagatagTGTAAACTGGTTACTTATTGTAACTGATactgttttattattagacCACATGGATCATATCCGAAAAGTTGCGGGAGTTGATAACATCGGGATTGGAGCCGACTACAACGGTGTCTCAAggtaagatttttaaaatttaacgtTATGCCTATAACCTTTGATTATCTTGTAATATTAAAATACCGATAGGGTACCAGAAGGATTGGGTGACGTTTCGAAATATCCGGACTTGTTTGCTGAGTTAATCGCTCGCGGTTGGACAGAAAGCGATCTGGAAAAAGTTGCCGGTTTGAATTTCTTGCGTGTCTTCAAAGGCACCGAAGAGGtttgataattattttattttttaaagttattctTTATTAATTCTAATTTTCATGTGTGCAGGTGCGAGATCAGATGGCAGCCGATGGTGTGAAGCCGTTCGACAATTGGATTCCGCAGACGGACCTGCCCGTCGAGTCTCTTCCGTGTAGCACCGGCGATTACAGCAACAACACATACACTAACCCTAACAATAATGCTGGGCGaactgaattttcttttctctccttttcctgTCTCTCTTTAGTTTTTTACTCTTCAACTTTATTCCTCGGTTATCTTTAATTTGCCTATGAATAATTTGCAAGAGCCTAAGCAAATCTTTATATCTTCCATTCTTCCAGTTAGATTTTTAAGATTGTATCACTTGACTATGGAATATGGAATATTCATGATTTCATTAAACTTCCTTAACAAACTTTACACCTTCTTTAACTTTAAATATGTAAATaacatgaaatttatttagaaaatatgTCGAGAATTTTTTAGGcaaattacaaataatataGTGTGGAATGGATAGGTGAATTGGACAAGTCGTTGCTTTCAGATCAATGACATCTTAGGACCCAAGATTCTTCAGGTGATCAAAGTTAACTTTCCCAATTACCGCCAGATGACGAATGGCAGACTCTAGCCAACGAGGAGTGATATCCTTCGTGCTTAAGGTGAAAGATTCGCTCTTTCAATAACCGGATTGATTTAACTGTAATATCCCATCGCTAGAGTTGGGTGGTAGTTTTAGCTACAAGTTTCATGGCCATGGTTACGTGAAACGTAGTGCTGGTGTCAGATAGGTCAATAACCCGTTTGGCATTGAAAAGAATGTTCAATTTACGCTAGAAATATCTGCTTCGTTCGTCAATGAattgcaaatttctttttctacagcTGAGCGTACGAAAATTCGTAACTGATGTGTGTGGTGTGTCGGAAATATCCACTTTTGGAATTGGCCATGGGCATGGAGAGATGGTTTCCTGTCTCCAtattaaatttcccataaggggTTGTCCGCTTTTTTAACGATCAGAGGATTTTCCAGTgtgccgctagatggcgtttgattgttttgaaaatgacgAAATGTGTGAACGAGTTATgtcatcttcttttctggtttgtgtttgaattttgctGTTTTACTGCCAAAAATCAACCAATTATATACATGTAAGCTTATTGTGATTATTCTAACTACACAGTAGCAAGTTTTCTATCAGTCACTGTGTACTCGACTAATTGGTACATTTGGAATTGTAGAAAATGTACCTGCCGTCTGGTCATCAGATTAATTTGGACCccattttaagaaaaaattgctCAACACTTCTGTAACTCACACCCCCAGCTTCATCTGCATCATCCTCTCACATCTTAGTCAAAACTTTGAGCTGTTTTTCCCAAAAGTTGTGGCGTTGGATGTACAATTACAGGTAAGCATAACCTTCCGATTTTAATACCTCATCATCCatcaatgcaataaaataatcacAAAATTAATACCCTTTTGTTTAACAGGTTCATTCTTGCCTGAAAGATGTTTACACCTTTGAACACTTTTTGTGGAGTTGTTGCATCATGAAATTGTATTGCATTGCTGCCATTCTCTTCATCTCCCACTTCACAGCTACAAGAAATGAGTAATAGGAAGCCTACAACAGATTGAGGTAAAGGTGTGCTTCTATGTTCTCTCTTTATCATGTAATTCACTTTGGATTCCACCTTGGCGGTGGGTATTTATGGGCCTCACTGCAAtgttaaaacctttttctgttctttgaTTTCGGAATACATAGGTTGTGTGTATGCCATTGGATCCATTGGATTTTTCGAGTCGGCCGCCGATGtcaatctacaacgcagtttctttattggaaTTGTGTGGTCCTGGCAGAGATCCTTGATGCTGGGCTTTGTCCATTACAGAAGAGTGACTTCTACCAactttctgctccatccttatcttcactACCCACACTCATCTAGCTTCTCTGCTTATTATGCTGCTAATAGTGCTAAACAATTTGTCAtacttcactgacgagttAGACCagtcgcttccgtccgcttgTCACTCTCCATGgaattatgcccaggtacccgacaatcgacttattttcttagattatctactagtatTTAGTAGTCGTAATAATCTacttgcgttaaactctctgtctgtgtaataattccaaaataattccaaaatcaggcccttcttgcgcgcttAAGTGTTACTTGAAACCCGAAAGTGAACTTTGTTCCATGTACAGTTCTGAGTATTGCTAGTTAGGATTCAAGCAAATAAAAGtgctgttaaattttttgagcCAAAAAACCTGATCAATGTTagcttttttcaagtttcattgtcatttcacttaataagaattgttttgtctttattcaggtaatgaaGAGGAGATGttgagaagatggacaccagaAGGTCGCCGGTATCTGGAAAAAATCAGCGCGGATCGTCAGGGGAAAAGCTTTGACCACTTTGAGcagctttttctttatcttcatTATTCGTGGACACCAACTGACAACGTAAGTTGAAATGACGATAGAATATTTTCGTTCGTAGTAATCTGACTGAAAGATGATTTTATTATCTAATTTAGATGTCTCCGGTTTCCCATCATGCGATCAGAGACACGATCGCTGTGGGTCCCACTACAAGAACTTCATGGCATATTTACGAGCGGTTCAAtgcggatcatcatttattgttggtatatgttagtgttagttaacccgttggctgccacgcctttgttctcccctagctccttagcacgggccgcgctgttcggtctcgtggtttacatgccgcgggatgggacagtcgcaccagccccagattcgccgaaaggccctgttaggcaatgcaccatagggacttcccccttgtcgatacggtgatggattctagaggttgtgcattccatcttctcctgtcaccgtgtcagcccggacttgtcagcaatggcaagtccctctttggtcatggatccttctgacgtggcgcgtagagtagtagaaaaacaacctacgggttgtatggcgtggcagccaacgggttaactacttgtatgtatgtatgtatgtttgTTTGGTATGTCAGTAaaaaagtggaggaattgtgggtggaggcgGGACAATAAATGCAATTCCTTTCAGATGTAATTtacacttttatttatttttcatctaaTAATCATTAAGAATAAGATAAATCTGTATCATTCAGACCCATTTTTTACATAACTGGTAGGATCTATGATGTAACAAATTTACTTTGAGGAGTGACTGTTTAAGCGTTTACCTATCCGCCGAACTATTTGTTAAACATCTCGGGTCGATCTAGCCTTTAGAAACACTACAATTGTTGCTAAATCGGCTACATACATAAACGTTTATGTCTTTATTTAGTTAAACGACAGTGTGAGATCTATTAAAATTGTGCCTAACAAGACCAATAGCTGTTTAGCTTGCTTCCATACGCGAATATACTGAAATACACAAGAGCCAAAGATCCTTTGTTGGTCTGGTGGGTAATAGTTACAGGTAGTAAAGTTCTTCTggaaaagacgagaagaaacTGCTGCAGCTGAAGGCCATTCGGTCATTGCAAAAGTATTAGAATCAGCAGACATCATAACTCgcattatttagaaaataagaCTTTTGGGCCTGAATGAGGCGTACTCTCCATGAAAGGAAGGAGATtccacccaaaagaaaaacgaccacaaataaaaacaatcgaaccaaaataaatattaaatatttcatttccatcttgAGGATGGATCAGCATGGCTGCATCATCAGATATCTCATTTGAAGCAGCAGGTAtcctgtaaaagaaaaagtgatctCACAAAcagaattcaacatttttattagacACACAAGATTGTTTGAAATTCTAAATGATACCAAGGAGCTAAAAGtcagcaaaaacaaaagaattcaaaattgattgtTACAGAATCTGATTGGTTACGGTTCCTTACTAATTCAAACTTTCCAATTTCAACACAACAAGTTATTGtgaatttctattttgaataGTGCAGTTATTCAGAAGACTCTTTTCTCTAAGAAAGATTTACTTGTTAATTTtagtgcaaaacaaaaaactgaagaATCTGCATATTTTCAAACCCTTGCAAGCCAAATATACCACCCAAGGAAAACTTTTCATGTTCAAACTTTGCCATTCAGTTGGAAAGACACAGCCTAAAATTGTGAGTACAAGTTTATTTCTAAGCAGCCTTACCTATATTATCCACCATTCAAATCAGTCATGTTTGGTCTTGATTTTTCAGCCATGAAAATGTGAATGGAAACACctgaatgaaacaaatacaaatgaaaatttagcattcaatttttttgttttaaccaaTGAACATTTGTAAGTATGGTTTGGACTCTTTGCGAgagtaacattttttgttacaaaacaaattcaagaaCATTTGAGTTCTAATGGAATGTATGGTTAGTAAGAcccaaaaattattgaaaaccCGTTTAATATTTCCACACCACTTTTACcacaacaattttcaaacaagaaatctGTAGTCCTCATTTCCCTAACGCCAACACCACAAAAATCTTAAGTGAGGAATCAAGAGCGTACATAGTTGAATACTTGAATGTAAATTTAGCATAtggcaaaatttaaaaatatggaACATAATAAGTGGCAGTAAGAGAATGAAGACGGACTATGCAAGTCTCTAAAAACAGCTAATATTTACTACAACCAAAAGAAGGTAAGAACAATCGAAGTAAAGTTAAATGTATGTAAACTACATACCCATGGTATTACCCACTAATTACTTACAACCATTTACGACCATTTATACCATGATGAATGACTACACCCCACAGCACGCGACAAGCCCAATTCCTTCGAAAAATCCCTTTCCCTCGAAACTCGAAAGAACGAGCCGAAAATCTGTAAGCTAGCCTCTAAGTATTTGGTCTTCAGGTAAAGCTTTCACAAGAACTACCACTTCCATGATAAAAGTTTGGCTTTGACAATAAACTGGTTTTCAGGCAAACAAATGAAGCTGAAAAATGTTCTACAAACCAGAACGGCACTCCGGGGATCTGTCAGCTGCTGTCGAATGTCGATTTTCGTCGAATGCCAGCAGCCATCTTGAAAGTTACGCGCAAGGCgcaacattgccattttcagttttgcaattaaaaacgTCCTCATCCCTCTGCAATTGTAATGACTctgatggaaattttttttaattataaaaaaggtatcatttcttattttttgcgAGTAGCATCTGATGTTGACCTAAATTTGGCCGTTCAAAGTATTAACACACAATTCGGTGTGCGTCACAGCAGTCTTGAACCGCAATTAATGTTGCGACACGATTTAGCGGATCCCAGTCATCCgaaatctgaaaagaaatcaGATACTTCAGCAGATGTCACAATATAAAACGATTACTTACACGCTGCGCACTATCAAGTGCGTAGTGTGAATCGCGTGCATTAAATTAGCCTACGCCGTAACACACAGACGTTACATCTCTCAAAAGATGACTTTCGTAGCTTTCATGTGAAATCGATCAGTGAACAGAGCGATCAGCGCTTTACAAGTCGTGCTAGAGTTTCAACAAGAAGGAAGAACAAACCAAAGTGAAAGCAGAAAATATCTTTTGCAGGCCCatactttattcatttaatttaatttttaaaatatgcaGCTGAAACATTACGTAACTTTCCTTGCAATTGCAATTGCAGTGGTGCGCAGTCTCAAATACGATGGTAAGTGAATGGTGTGAGTTGAAACGGTCCTTTGCATTTTTTGGGTGTATACATTAGTTGGGTATCACTAGCCTTGTTTGGTAAACCTTTGCTGTGtttggtaataataatacggtTTATTTTCTACGCTGAGTTTGCCAACGAAACATATTATAAGTCCACTGGGTCCTTGATCTTCCTGCTCCCCTTTTTAATATCATTTTTCGTATACAGATCTCATCGTTGCCGCTGGTGATCAGCTCGAATTTCTCACCGATGGAAGCGCTTATCGAAGCTTGACTCTCAGTTCTTATAACGCCACGAAATTGTCGGCCCTCGCTTACGACGCCACGACCCAGAAACTCTATTTCTCAGACCGACACCATCACTACGGTCACATCTTCAGCGTCAGTCTTGGCGATGAATCCAGCCGTCCCGTTGAAGACATCGTCGAGAGTAATCCATGATcccattattattacataagaaaaaaagctgttaTCCTAAAGtatttggatttttgttttgtcacaCTCACATAGAAAGCAACAATGAAACTGTCGAGAGTTTGGCGTACGATTCCGTGAACAAAATGCTGTTGTGGACCGATTGGTTCAATCGATCCATACGTCGAGTAAAAGTCGCTCAGGAGCATATTCACATAGAAGAGAAGGACGGAATTGAGATTATCCATTTTTTGGAAACTGACGCCAAACCGCGGGGATTGGTATTCGATCCTTGCATGAGGTAAAAATCAGTCCAGGAGACTATGACGAAATTTAGTTAATAAAATAGTTGTTTTTTGGTTACTCCCAGGATGTTGTATTGGACCAACATTTATAAATCCCGCCCTACGATTGAACGTTCGTTTCTTAACGGGAGTCAGCGCGAAATCCTCATTCAAAACGATCTGTTTGTGCCCAACGCGCTAGACCTCGATGTGCTGGAGCAGAGGCTTTACTGGGCAGACAACCTCAGAGAAGACGACTACCACAATTTCCACATTGAAAGAAGCTTCGTGAATGGGAGCGGCAGAGAGAAAATCTATCGCGGAATTGGGCAATTCATTGTCAGTCTTACGGTATAAAATGCGTTTCGCTTTGGCATATCGAGTTacttattcaattaaaatcgTTATTCAAACACAAAGGTGGGTGACGACTATGTTTACTGGACGGATTATCACCACAAAAACCTCTGGGCTCTACGGAAAGATGGATCCTCGAAAAGTCCCATGATCCTTCGAACATATTCCCGAAATCCAGCAATGGGTGTGGTGATATTCCGTCGCCAGCCACTCGACTGCAGCGCGTGTTTATCACCAGAATTTCACCACGGGTCTTCTGaaagcaaagaagaaataactgCAGTAATTTTAAGTGTTATGGGCCTCGTCGTAATGGGAATAACCATCACTGTAATTGTTTGGTGGGCGAGTTTAAAACGGCTCCTCGCTCTGCCTAACAGGAATGAAGGCACTTTCGCTTTCCGTAATTTCCAGAACTGCAGCAGTGCTGTGACCATGTCTGAAATGGTATAATCTATTATCACTCTGCATACcttcaaattaatttgttatttaagtgattgaatttttggttAGATAACAACACACAAGCTGATGACAAGCGAGTCGACGAAGGAAATCAGCGGAGGCAATGCTATACTACTCATGAATGATAACGACAACGATGGTGGCGCTTTATTGCAATACGAATTTTAAAATCCCAAACGCTCCGcttaaacaaaagatttttttatacttttccattccattaaatatttccGCTTGTGATTGGACTATGTACAGTCGACGCATAATCTGTAATATTTTTGTGTACATCGTTCATTACACTGCCACGCCCTTACTATGGGAATGTGTAAGCATTTTTATAAACTTTGCGTCAGCAGTCCTGATTAGATGCGCATAAGCAATGGGCTCTTATATAATTTGCGGACAGTTAAAGAGctcaaaaataggaaaactact
The sequence above is a segment of the Daphnia pulex isolate KAP4 chromosome 11, ASM2113471v1 genome. Coding sequences within it:
- the LOC124208097 gene encoding dipeptidase 1-like — encoded protein: MKLSLIVLSLLLVAEGIHSSRYRRFDPATKENYLKQARGVLERVPLIDGHNDFPWTLRNYAKNQIAALNITDLTKLEPWASSPSSHTDINRLRQGQVGAQFWVAYVDCKTQYKDALAKTWEQIDVIHRMVEANPSTFEFVTSAKGILDAFSQGKIGSLVGVEGGHSIDSSLGILRMMYDMGVRYMTLTHACPTPWADNSQLDNPGGMPVNDGLSSFGKLVIKEMNRLGMLIDLSHVSRKTMRDALETSTAPVIFSHSSAYALCNNTRNVPDDILKLVAQKGGVVMINFYSDFVTCSISPATLQDVANHMDHIRKVAGVDNIGIGADYNGVSRVPEGLGDVSKYPDLFAELIARGWTESDLEKVAGLNFLRVFKGTEEVRDQMAADGVKPFDNWIPQTDLPVESLPCSTGDYSNNTYTNPNNNAGRTEFSFLSFSCLSLVFYSSTLFLGYL
- the LOC124208100 gene encoding protein cueball-like; translated protein: MQLKHYVTFLAIAIAVVRSLKYDDLIVAAGDQLEFLTDGSAYRSLTLSSYNATKLSALAYDATTQKLYFSDRHHHYGHIFSVSLGDESSRPVEDIVEKSNNETVESLAYDSVNKMLLWTDWFNRSIRRVKVAQEHIHIEEKDGIEIIHFLETDAKPRGLVFDPCMRMLYWTNIYKSRPTIERSFLNGSQREILIQNDLFVPNALDLDVLEQRLYWADNLREDDYHNFHIERSFVNGSGREKIYRGIGQFIVSLTVGDDYVYWTDYHHKNLWALRKDGSSKSPMILRTYSRNPAMGVVIFRRQPLDCSACLSPEFHHGSSESKEEITAVILSVMGLVVMGITITVIVWWASLKRLLALPNRNEGTFAFRNFQNCSSAVTMSEMITTHKLMTSESTKEISGGNAILLMNDNDNDGGALLQYEF